A section of the Pirellulales bacterium genome encodes:
- a CDS encoding TadE/TadG family type IV pilus assembly protein — protein MAPGRRGGAHPTASRGERRGTVAVEAALCLPILLILMVGMWQVGRLVQVSQILNNAARSGARYAAMGSTNLNGVNTPITAAMVQKTVSSYLLASGLPPAVVNETQIQVLNLSGNNWTDPGSAQPMDQFQVQVTILPAGFSNLLWSGLMLSGTENLNQLSSTATWVSLVDSQVSVNTQLPY, from the coding sequence ATGGCACCAGGGCGACGAGGCGGCGCGCACCCTACTGCGTCGCGTGGCGAGCGCCGCGGCACGGTGGCCGTCGAGGCGGCCTTGTGCCTGCCGATTCTGCTGATTCTTATGGTCGGCATGTGGCAAGTTGGCCGCTTGGTGCAGGTCTCGCAAATCCTGAACAACGCCGCGCGGTCGGGCGCGCGCTATGCGGCCATGGGTAGCACCAACCTGAACGGAGTGAATACCCCGATTACCGCCGCGATGGTGCAAAAGACCGTCAGCAGCTACTTGCTGGCGTCGGGATTGCCGCCAGCCGTGGTCAACGAGACACAGATTCAAGTCCTGAATCTCAGCGGAAATAACTGGACCGATCCGGGCAGCGCCCAGCCGATGGATCAATTCCAGGTGCAGGTCACCATTTTGCCGGCGGGATTCAGCAACCTATTGTGGAGCGGCCTGATGCTGAGTGGCACCGAAAACCTCAATCAGCTCTCATCAACCGCCACGTGGGTGTCGCTGGTTGATTCGCAAGTCAGCGTCAACACGCAACTTCCCTACTAA